The Amycolatopsis sp. DG1A-15b genome window below encodes:
- a CDS encoding cytochrome P450, with translation MTTTAETSAEPVDLFSPEVVADPWGAHAAVREAPTLQIGGFMGGPPMYLAARYEDVRQVLMDQRFQCNPLADSPAEDIRNGVFRHLDMPEELIPWLKNLINASDGEEHARLRKLVSYALTAHRVGKFRPRVEALTAELLDKLEAAGGDGTPIDLVESFCYPLPVTVICELVGVDHEDRPQWRAWSDAMATLDGKRLPEEVRKTLAAARGMIERRRAEPKDDMVTALVEAQAKNPGIATDDELVGVLFSLVTAGHQTTTYLIGNSVLALHEHPDQLARLKADPTLWPQAVRELQRLGPIQFGQPRFATEDIEVGGTVIPRGMPVVPLIMAANSDPRKFPEPEKLQIDRLAVGSESHLGFGKGIHRCLGQHVAYLEAEVALRGLYTRFPDMTLAVPREEIPWILRPGFTRTKDLPVRLVRPAS, from the coding sequence ATGACCACCACTGCCGAGACTTCGGCCGAACCGGTCGACCTGTTCTCCCCGGAAGTGGTCGCCGACCCGTGGGGAGCGCACGCGGCCGTCCGCGAGGCGCCGACGCTGCAGATCGGCGGCTTCATGGGCGGGCCGCCGATGTACCTGGCCGCCCGCTACGAGGACGTGCGCCAGGTCCTCATGGACCAGCGGTTCCAGTGCAACCCGCTGGCCGATTCGCCCGCCGAGGACATCCGCAACGGCGTCTTCCGGCACCTGGACATGCCGGAGGAGCTGATCCCCTGGCTGAAGAACCTCATCAACGCCTCCGACGGCGAGGAGCACGCCCGGCTGCGCAAGCTGGTCTCCTACGCGCTGACCGCGCACCGGGTCGGCAAGTTCCGCCCCCGGGTCGAGGCGCTGACCGCGGAGCTGCTCGACAAGCTCGAGGCGGCCGGAGGCGACGGCACGCCGATCGACCTCGTCGAGTCGTTCTGCTACCCGCTGCCGGTCACCGTGATCTGCGAGCTGGTCGGCGTCGACCACGAAGACCGTCCACAGTGGCGCGCGTGGAGTGACGCGATGGCCACCCTGGACGGCAAGCGGCTCCCGGAAGAAGTGCGCAAGACCCTCGCCGCCGCCCGCGGGATGATCGAGCGGCGGCGCGCCGAGCCGAAGGACGACATGGTCACCGCGCTCGTCGAGGCGCAGGCCAAGAACCCCGGCATCGCCACCGACGACGAACTGGTCGGCGTCCTGTTCAGCCTGGTCACCGCCGGGCACCAGACGACGACCTACCTGATCGGCAACTCGGTGCTGGCCCTGCACGAGCACCCGGACCAGCTCGCGCGGCTGAAGGCCGACCCGACGCTGTGGCCGCAGGCCGTGCGCGAACTGCAGCGCCTGGGCCCGATCCAGTTCGGGCAGCCGCGGTTCGCGACCGAGGACATCGAGGTGGGTGGCACGGTGATCCCGCGCGGGATGCCCGTGGTGCCGCTGATCATGGCCGCCAACAGCGACCCGCGGAAGTTCCCCGAGCCGGAGAAGCTGCAGATCGACCGGCTCGCCGTCGGCAGCGAAAGCCACCTCGGCTTCGGCAAGGGCATCCACCGCTGCCTCGGCCAGCACGTCGCCTACCTGGAGGCGGAAGTGGCGCTGCGCGGGCTGTACACGCGGTTCCCGGACATGACGCTGGCGGTGCCACGCGAGGAGATCCCCTGGATCCTGCGGCCCGGCTTCACCCGGACCAAGGACCTCCCGGTGCGGCTCGTCCGGCCGGCGTCCTGA
- a CDS encoding glycosyltransferase has translation MKVLNLAGVAPSTVFSHVPLANALRNAGHQVMTTASVDEMVDTIAGVGLSAVRTTAPGVTPRQVIAESGLTHVPEDPAEREIMAGRWYAHMEYVTLDALLAFSKDWRPDVIVSGVTSYAGPLLAAHLGVPYVRHAWDIHSPRRMDSGAEDQLREQLKELGLDGLPEPAMTIEIAPPSLLPEDLKGGQPMRWIPGNSQSVLEPWMYTKGAGTRIGVTIGTGVANYNQYDFLQGVVEQVATLDAEVLVAVTEDAAPELRERLKNVRAGWIPLDVVAPTCDVLVHQTGGSTMMTGLSFGVPQVLIPDPNLYRACDMARRLADTGAAVVLSPEEATSEVIAKTCGELVADPAFKAAAGGLAREIAALPSPNEVALRIEQLVREAS, from the coding sequence GTGAAGGTTCTTAATCTCGCCGGGGTCGCCCCGTCGACGGTGTTCAGCCACGTTCCGCTCGCGAACGCCCTGCGCAACGCCGGGCACCAGGTGATGACCACGGCGTCGGTCGACGAGATGGTCGACACGATCGCCGGCGTCGGGTTGTCCGCGGTGCGGACCACCGCCCCGGGCGTCACCCCGCGGCAGGTCATCGCCGAAAGCGGCCTGACGCACGTCCCGGAGGACCCGGCAGAGCGCGAAATCATGGCGGGCCGCTGGTACGCGCACATGGAGTACGTGACCCTGGACGCCCTGCTGGCGTTCAGCAAGGATTGGCGGCCGGACGTCATCGTCAGCGGCGTCACCTCCTACGCCGGCCCGCTGCTGGCCGCCCACCTCGGCGTGCCGTACGTGCGCCACGCCTGGGACATCCACAGCCCGCGGCGGATGGACTCCGGCGCCGAAGACCAGCTGCGCGAGCAGCTGAAGGAGCTCGGCCTGGACGGCCTGCCCGAGCCCGCCATGACGATCGAGATCGCGCCGCCGAGCCTGCTGCCCGAAGATCTCAAGGGCGGCCAGCCGATGCGGTGGATCCCGGGCAACTCGCAGTCCGTGCTGGAACCGTGGATGTACACCAAGGGCGCGGGCACCCGGATCGGCGTCACCATCGGCACCGGCGTCGCGAACTACAACCAGTACGACTTCCTGCAGGGCGTCGTCGAGCAGGTCGCCACCCTGGACGCCGAAGTCCTCGTCGCCGTCACCGAGGACGCGGCGCCGGAACTGCGTGAGCGGCTGAAGAACGTGCGGGCGGGCTGGATCCCGCTGGACGTCGTCGCGCCCACGTGTGACGTCCTGGTGCACCAGACCGGCGGCAGCACCATGATGACGGGCCTGAGCTTCGGCGTGCCCCAGGTGCTGATCCCGGACCCCAACCTCTACCGCGCCTGCGACATGGCCCGCCGGCTCGCCGACACCGGCGCCGCGGTCGTGCTCTCACCCGAGGAGGCCACGAGCGAGGTCATCGCGAAGACGTGCGGCGAGCTGGTCGCCGACCCGGCGTTCAAGGCGGCCGCGGGCGGGCTCGCCCGCGAGATCGCCGCCCTCCCGTCGCCGAACGAGGTGGCGCTGCGCATCGAGCAGCTCGTCCGGGAAGCGTCCTAA
- a CDS encoding aspartate aminotransferase family protein, producing the protein MTAQKAPSQLLAARLQIPPIPYSHAAGSWVYASDGTRYLDGASGIVNVNIGHAHPTVVEALRDQVGICTYASPGTFAPDLMEQLAAATARAVHRPDDRVMFTPTGTHATESAIALARLVQRARGEEGRHKILTSTLGYHGNSAFVLALSGHRSRRPHEDDSFGLAPAFNPPYPGQHLDCPFGACRVECVRAVRDAIVEAGPETVAAVLLEPVNGTTGGGYVPPAGYLRALREVCDEFGVLVIHDEVLTGLGRCGLPLASHHTPGSAADIVTLSKGLGAGYVPLAATMISPNLAEDIMASGKWLPLMGTMSATPLQGRAGLAVLSVLDDLGALDRDEVRGAAVGRLVADAVRGRPVVTDVRGLGYFHGIELAPGTIGDVMRITRSKGLLLYPYVGFRPDRTGEGLLVAPPLNATDGDLDFLGETLRTSLEQIA; encoded by the coding sequence ATGACCGCGCAGAAAGCGCCGTCCCAGCTACTGGCGGCCCGGCTGCAGATCCCCCCGATCCCCTACAGCCACGCCGCCGGGTCCTGGGTGTACGCCTCCGACGGCACGCGCTACCTCGACGGCGCCAGCGGGATCGTCAACGTGAACATCGGCCACGCCCACCCCACGGTGGTCGAGGCCCTGCGGGACCAGGTCGGGATCTGCACCTACGCCAGCCCGGGCACGTTCGCGCCCGACCTGATGGAGCAACTGGCCGCGGCCACCGCCCGGGCGGTGCACCGGCCGGACGACCGGGTCATGTTCACCCCCACCGGCACGCACGCGACGGAATCCGCCATCGCGCTGGCCCGGCTGGTGCAGCGGGCCCGCGGCGAAGAGGGACGGCACAAGATCCTGACGTCGACGCTGGGCTACCACGGCAACAGCGCGTTCGTGCTCGCCCTGTCGGGCCACCGGTCCCGGCGTCCGCACGAGGACGACAGCTTCGGCCTCGCTCCGGCGTTCAACCCGCCGTACCCCGGCCAGCACCTCGACTGCCCGTTCGGCGCCTGCCGGGTCGAATGCGTGCGGGCGGTGCGCGACGCGATCGTCGAGGCCGGCCCGGAGACCGTCGCCGCGGTGCTGCTGGAACCGGTCAACGGCACGACCGGCGGCGGTTACGTCCCGCCGGCGGGATACCTGCGGGCATTGCGCGAGGTCTGCGACGAGTTCGGTGTCCTCGTCATCCACGACGAGGTCCTCACCGGGCTGGGCCGCTGCGGGCTGCCGCTGGCCTCGCACCACACACCGGGTTCGGCGGCCGACATCGTCACGCTGTCGAAGGGCCTCGGCGCGGGGTACGTCCCGCTGGCGGCCACGATGATCTCGCCGAACCTGGCCGAGGACATCATGGCCAGCGGAAAATGGCTGCCGCTGATGGGCACGATGTCGGCGACGCCGCTGCAGGGCCGGGCCGGGCTGGCGGTGCTGTCGGTGCTCGACGACCTGGGTGCCCTCGACCGCGACGAGGTCCGCGGCGCGGCTGTGGGCCGGCTCGTGGCCGACGCGGTGCGCGGCCGGCCGGTGGTGACCGACGTCCGTGGGCTCGGGTACTTCCACGGCATCGAGCTGGCCCCCGGCACGATCGGCGACGTCATGCGGATCACCCGGAGCAAGGGCCTGCTGCTGTACCCGTACGTCGGCTTCCGCCCGGACCGCACCGGAGAGGGCTTGCTGGTGGCCCCGCCGCTCAACGCGACCGACGGCGATCTCGATTTCCTCGGCGAGACACTGCGCACCTCGCTCGAACAGATCGCCTGA
- a CDS encoding cytochrome P450, producing MTETVAFPQDRTCPYRPAPGYEPLADRRPIAEVTLYDGRKAWAVTGHELARKLLTDQRISSDRTNPAWPMVSAAAAVEFTDVQQKVIKLLTALVGVDGPAHRARRKLVQAGFTVKRIDSLRPKIQAIVDRQIDEMVAEGAPADLLKKFASPVPLMALCDLLGIPHEDQDYFEKKAHQILFGPDAGGAYDELMAYLSKLIDKAQQNPTEEGFLQALLAERDPSSDIDHEEILQMFLIVLVTGHDTTSSSIGLGAFTLLQHPEKLAELRADPSLMPAAVDELTRFVVVPDGLQRVAADDIEVDADTTIRKGDGVFFLFSLINRDEEAYDQGDTLDWHRPTFRDHLTYGFGTHQCAGMNHARAIMEIAFQRLIDRLPGLRLAVPANEVRVKPGDAFQGLAELPVAW from the coding sequence TTGACGGAGACCGTCGCCTTCCCGCAAGACCGCACCTGCCCGTACCGGCCGGCGCCGGGCTACGAGCCGCTCGCCGACCGGCGCCCGATCGCCGAGGTCACCCTCTACGACGGCCGCAAGGCCTGGGCGGTCACCGGGCACGAGCTGGCCCGCAAGCTCCTGACCGACCAGCGCATCTCCAGTGACCGGACCAATCCCGCGTGGCCGATGGTCAGCGCGGCCGCGGCCGTCGAGTTCACCGACGTCCAGCAGAAGGTCATCAAGCTGCTCACCGCGCTGGTGGGCGTCGACGGCCCGGCCCACCGGGCGCGGCGCAAGCTGGTGCAGGCGGGGTTCACGGTCAAGCGGATCGACTCCCTGCGGCCGAAGATCCAGGCGATCGTCGACCGGCAGATCGACGAGATGGTCGCCGAAGGCGCTCCGGCGGACCTGCTCAAGAAGTTCGCCTCGCCGGTGCCGCTGATGGCGTTGTGCGATCTGCTCGGCATCCCGCACGAGGACCAGGACTACTTCGAGAAGAAGGCCCACCAGATCCTGTTCGGGCCGGACGCCGGCGGGGCCTACGACGAGCTGATGGCCTACCTGTCGAAGCTCATCGACAAGGCCCAGCAGAACCCCACCGAGGAGGGCTTCCTGCAGGCTCTGCTCGCCGAGCGCGACCCGTCGAGCGACATCGACCACGAGGAAATCCTCCAGATGTTCCTCATCGTGCTGGTGACCGGGCACGACACGACGTCGAGCTCGATCGGGCTGGGCGCGTTCACCCTGCTGCAGCACCCGGAGAAGCTGGCCGAGCTGCGGGCGGACCCGTCGCTGATGCCCGCCGCGGTGGACGAGCTGACCCGGTTCGTGGTCGTCCCCGACGGCCTGCAGCGGGTGGCCGCGGACGACATCGAGGTCGACGCGGACACCACCATCCGCAAGGGTGACGGCGTGTTCTTCCTCTTCTCGCTCATCAACCGCGACGAGGAAGCCTACGACCAGGGCGACACGCTCGACTGGCACCGACCGACGTTCCGCGACCACCTGACGTACGGGTTCGGGACGCACCAGTGCGCGGGGATGAACCACGCTCGCGCCATCATGGAAATCGCTTTCCAGCGGCTGATCGACCGGCTGCCGGGATTGCGCCTGGCCGTCCCGGCCAACGAAGTCCGGGTCAAGCCGGGAGACGCGTTCCAGGGACTGGCGGAGTTGCCCGTCGCTTGGTAG
- a CDS encoding TIGR03621 family F420-dependent LLM class oxidoreductase yields MATGRKPFRFGVDLITPAPRRAWVERCRKAEELGYDVIGVGDHLGMPAPFPALVLAAENTERVRLTTFVLNAGFYHPVLLAREVTGTDQLTGGRLELGLGAGYVEAEFDAAGIPFPKARQRLDHLERTIKELKKSYADPAHQPRPAQPGGPPLLLGGRGNGLLTLAAEHADTIAFIGATASHKMLLADAAELTDRVGFAKAALGTRAAEVELNVFAHCVDVTADRRAGLEAVHRRMPERTVEQLAELPTVLVGTVAQIAEQLETHRERYGFSYFTVLEHNLEALAPVIDLLHGK; encoded by the coding sequence ATGGCCACTGGGAGGAAGCCGTTCCGGTTCGGGGTCGACCTCATCACACCCGCGCCGCGGCGAGCTTGGGTCGAAAGGTGCCGCAAGGCCGAGGAACTCGGCTACGACGTCATCGGGGTGGGTGATCACCTGGGCATGCCGGCGCCGTTTCCGGCGCTGGTGCTGGCCGCGGAGAACACCGAACGCGTCCGGCTCACGACCTTCGTCCTCAACGCCGGGTTCTACCACCCCGTGCTGCTCGCCCGGGAGGTCACCGGCACCGACCAGCTCACCGGCGGCCGGCTCGAACTCGGCCTCGGCGCGGGATACGTCGAAGCGGAGTTCGACGCCGCCGGGATTCCCTTTCCGAAGGCCCGGCAACGGCTCGATCACCTGGAACGGACGATCAAGGAGCTCAAGAAGAGCTACGCCGATCCGGCGCACCAGCCGCGGCCGGCGCAGCCGGGCGGCCCGCCGCTGCTGCTGGGCGGGCGCGGGAACGGCCTGCTCACCCTGGCCGCCGAGCACGCGGACACCATCGCGTTCATCGGCGCCACGGCCTCGCACAAGATGCTGCTGGCCGACGCCGCCGAGCTCACCGACCGGGTCGGGTTCGCCAAGGCCGCGCTCGGCACACGGGCGGCGGAGGTCGAACTGAACGTCTTCGCCCACTGCGTCGACGTCACCGCCGATCGCCGGGCCGGCCTGGAAGCGGTGCACCGGCGGATGCCCGAGCGCACGGTCGAGCAGCTCGCCGAACTGCCGACCGTGCTCGTCGGCACCGTCGCGCAGATCGCCGAGCAACTCGAAACCCACCGGGAGCGCTACGGGTTCAGCTACTTCACCGTGCTCGAGCACAACCTCGAAGCGCTCGCCCCGGTCATCGATCTCCTGCACGGGAAGTAG
- a CDS encoding dTDP-4-dehydrorhamnose 3,5-epimerase family protein yields the protein MGSVSTRSMAVRPLAIDGAHLVTSQPFGDERGDFFEVYREDVLTEALGYRPRFLQTNVSTSCRNVVRGVHGAMTPPGLAKFVTCLRGSLLDFVVDVRTGSPTFGQWDMIVLSSRGGTAVHVEEGLGHAFVALEDDTCVQYLLSDLYRPAEVLTVHPLDPAIGLPLNLPGEPILSERDAAAPTLREAGELGLLPRYEECLALRQARVRLTEVATAS from the coding sequence ATGGGTAGCGTCAGCACCCGCAGCATGGCCGTCCGGCCGCTGGCCATCGACGGCGCGCACCTGGTCACGTCCCAGCCGTTCGGCGACGAGCGCGGCGACTTCTTCGAGGTCTACCGCGAGGACGTGCTCACCGAGGCGCTCGGCTACCGGCCGCGGTTCCTGCAGACGAACGTCTCGACGTCGTGCCGCAACGTCGTCCGCGGCGTGCACGGGGCGATGACCCCGCCCGGCCTGGCCAAGTTCGTGACGTGCCTGCGGGGTTCGCTGCTCGACTTCGTCGTCGACGTGCGGACGGGCTCCCCGACGTTCGGGCAGTGGGACATGATCGTGCTCAGCTCCCGCGGCGGCACCGCCGTCCACGTCGAGGAAGGCCTCGGCCACGCCTTCGTGGCGCTGGAGGACGACACGTGCGTCCAGTACCTGCTGTCCGACCTCTACCGGCCCGCGGAGGTGCTCACCGTGCACCCGCTGGATCCCGCGATCGGCCTCCCGCTGAACCTGCCGGGCGAGCCCATCCTGTCCGAGCGCGACGCGGCGGCGCCGACGTTGCGGGAGGCGGGGGAGCTGGGTCTGCTGCCGCGTTACGAGGAGTGCCTGGCGCTGCGGCAGGCGCGCGTGCGGCTGACCGAGGTCGCAACCGCTTCCTGA
- a CDS encoding TetR/AcrR family transcriptional regulator — translation MGKRASQPRESVWLSPRPARKHRAGESELDREKIVVTAVRVLDAEGDAKFSMRLLAEELNVTPMSVYWYVANKDDLLELALDAVAGEIELPSIDDGNDWREDLRALARAWRRTMVAHPWAIRCYGEYLNIGPSSLRFTECAQAVMARSPLPLKDRSAALNVLFQYVYGFTATESRWLEHLAETGRTAEEFAAEVTGSMAAMSSTLEQGGLLERDGDQSIEELRDRDFDRGLNWLFTGMVAGG, via the coding sequence ATGGGCAAACGGGCCTCACAGCCCCGCGAGAGCGTGTGGCTTTCCCCGCGGCCGGCCCGCAAGCACCGGGCCGGCGAATCCGAGCTCGACCGGGAAAAGATCGTCGTCACCGCGGTCCGCGTCCTCGACGCCGAGGGCGACGCGAAGTTCTCGATGCGGCTGCTGGCCGAGGAACTCAACGTCACCCCGATGTCGGTGTACTGGTACGTCGCGAACAAGGACGACCTGCTGGAGCTGGCCCTCGACGCGGTGGCGGGCGAGATCGAGCTCCCGTCGATCGACGACGGCAACGACTGGCGCGAGGACCTCCGCGCCCTCGCCCGCGCGTGGCGCCGCACGATGGTGGCCCACCCGTGGGCGATCCGCTGCTACGGCGAGTACCTGAACATCGGCCCGAGCAGCCTCCGCTTCACCGAGTGCGCCCAGGCGGTGATGGCCCGTTCACCGTTGCCGCTGAAGGACCGCTCGGCGGCGCTGAACGTGCTCTTCCAGTACGTCTACGGCTTCACGGCGACGGAGAGCCGCTGGCTGGAGCACCTCGCCGAGACGGGTCGCACGGCGGAGGAGTTCGCGGCCGAGGTGACGGGCAGCATGGCGGCGATGTCCTCGACGCTGGAACAGGGCGGCCTGCTGGAGCGGGACGGCGACCAGTCGATCGAGGAACTGCGGGACCGGGACTTCGACCGCGGGCTGAACTGGCTGTTCACCGGCATGGTCGCCGGCGGGTGA
- the rfbH gene encoding lipopolysaccharide biosynthesis protein RfbH — protein MVDSARSDLLAQVRDYHDAQSPGPAPFIPGQTPILSSGAVLDAADREALVAAALDLRIASGTIATKFESSFARKLKRRKAVLTNSGSSANLLALSTLTSPTLGDEQLKPGDEVVTVAAGFPTTVNPILQNGMIPVFVDIELGTYNTTAERVEAAISPRTRAIMIAHTLGNPFPVAEIAEIAKRHGCHLIEDNCDAVGSTYHGQLTGTFGRFSTVSFYPAHHLTMGEGGMLLSSDIKLAKLAKSFRDWGRDCWCEPGEDDRCLKRFDLHLGTLPEAYDHKYVFSEVGYNLKSTDIHAALGLSQLAKLPDFIDARKRNWRQLREGLDGLPGLILPEATPGSDPSWFGFIITVKPDAGFDVPEVVEYLEARNIRTRRLFAGNLTRHPAYIGKPQRIAGPLTNSDIVTERTFWIGVYPGITTEMIEYVIGTLKEFVATH, from the coding sequence ATGGTCGACTCAGCCCGATCGGACCTGCTGGCGCAGGTCCGCGACTACCACGACGCCCAGTCCCCCGGGCCGGCGCCGTTCATCCCGGGGCAGACGCCGATCCTGTCGTCCGGGGCGGTGCTGGACGCCGCCGACCGCGAAGCCCTGGTGGCCGCCGCGCTCGACCTGCGCATCGCCTCCGGCACCATCGCGACGAAGTTCGAGTCGTCCTTCGCCCGGAAACTCAAGCGGCGCAAGGCGGTGCTGACGAACTCCGGCTCCTCGGCGAACCTGCTGGCGCTGAGCACGCTGACGTCCCCGACGCTGGGCGACGAGCAGCTCAAGCCCGGCGACGAGGTCGTGACGGTCGCGGCCGGCTTCCCGACCACGGTGAACCCGATCCTGCAGAACGGCATGATCCCGGTGTTCGTCGACATCGAACTCGGCACGTACAACACGACGGCCGAGCGGGTCGAGGCCGCAATCTCCCCGCGCACGCGCGCCATCATGATCGCGCACACGCTGGGAAATCCTTTCCCCGTCGCGGAAATCGCCGAGATCGCGAAGCGCCACGGCTGCCACCTCATCGAAGACAACTGCGATGCCGTCGGCTCGACGTACCACGGGCAGCTCACCGGCACATTCGGCCGGTTCTCGACGGTGTCCTTCTACCCCGCCCACCACCTGACCATGGGTGAGGGCGGCATGCTGCTGTCCTCGGACATCAAGCTGGCCAAGCTGGCGAAGTCGTTCCGCGACTGGGGCCGCGACTGCTGGTGCGAGCCCGGCGAGGACGACCGCTGCCTGAAGCGGTTCGACCTGCACCTCGGCACGCTGCCGGAGGCCTACGACCACAAGTACGTCTTCTCCGAGGTCGGCTACAACCTCAAGAGCACCGACATCCACGCCGCGCTCGGGCTGAGCCAGCTGGCGAAGTTGCCGGACTTCATCGACGCCCGCAAGCGCAACTGGCGCCAGCTGCGCGAGGGCCTCGACGGCCTGCCCGGGCTGATCCTGCCGGAGGCGACGCCGGGCAGCGACCCGAGCTGGTTCGGCTTCATCATCACGGTGAAGCCCGACGCGGGCTTCGACGTCCCGGAGGTCGTCGAGTACCTGGAGGCGCGCAACATCCGCACCCGGCGGCTGTTCGCGGGCAACCTGACCCGCCACCCCGCCTACATCGGCAAACCACAGCGCATCGCGGGGCCGCTGACCAACAGCGACATCGTCACCGAGCGGACGTTCTGGATCGGCGTCTATCCGGGCATCACCACGGAAATGATCGAGTACGTGATCGGCACGCTCAAGGAGTTCGTCGCCACGCACTGA
- a CDS encoding pyridoxamine 5'-phosphate oxidase family protein produces the protein MTEREQQEFLAGKHIGVLALHRRSGPPLAVPMWYGYEPGGDVLLWTDGEDTLKGRLIKKNGAFTLVVQNEDPPYRYVSVSGPVTAWEEATVEAAYSVASRYLPERQAREFVEAFNAGHVIIRMTPDRWRSVDYGKTSNVLTDSEGTRLREHVQTARRGRGRD, from the coding sequence ATGACCGAGCGGGAACAGCAGGAGTTCCTGGCCGGCAAGCACATCGGCGTGCTGGCGTTGCACCGGCGAAGCGGCCCGCCACTGGCGGTACCGATGTGGTACGGCTACGAGCCCGGCGGCGACGTGCTGTTGTGGACCGACGGCGAGGACACCTTGAAGGGCAGGCTGATCAAGAAGAACGGTGCCTTCACCTTGGTGGTGCAGAACGAGGATCCCCCCTACCGGTACGTCTCCGTGTCCGGGCCGGTGACGGCGTGGGAGGAAGCCACCGTCGAGGCCGCGTACTCGGTGGCGTCGCGGTACCTGCCCGAGCGGCAGGCGCGGGAGTTCGTCGAGGCGTTCAACGCGGGCCACGTGATCATCAGGATGACGCCGGACCGCTGGCGCAGCGTCGACTACGGCAAGACGTCGAACGTCCTGACCGACAGCGAAGGTACCCGGCTGCGGGAACACGTGCAGACGGCCCGGCGCGGGCGCGGGCGCGACTGA
- a CDS encoding Gfo/Idh/MocA family oxidoreductase, with protein sequence MAPLRIGIMGCASIALRKMLPAMAALPRTEIAAIASRNAGKAGEIARAYACRAVEGYSALLDLDDVEAVYIPLPNATHAGWIERALAAGKHVLAEKPLTTSVSRTRDLIAAAKSAGLVLMENVMFLHHSQHVAVRDLLADGAIGELRAFHAAFAVPARPSDDIRHRAELGGGALLDTGVYPVRAAMSFLGGEVDVVSAVLTRRHGHPVDSAGQALLCTGDGVGASATFGIDHAYRSGYELWGSEGRIVLDHAFTPPADHIPLVRLERRSGVDEIPLPPDDQVANTLTAFAAAVRSGRLPDNDDVARQAVLVDDIRTKARLYVDHATEPVG encoded by the coding sequence GTGGCCCCACTGCGCATCGGGATCATGGGATGCGCGAGCATCGCGCTCCGGAAGATGCTGCCCGCCATGGCGGCCCTGCCCCGCACGGAAATCGCGGCGATCGCCAGCCGGAACGCCGGCAAGGCCGGGGAAATCGCGCGCGCCTACGCGTGCCGCGCGGTCGAGGGGTATTCGGCGCTGCTGGACCTCGACGACGTCGAAGCCGTGTACATCCCGCTGCCTAACGCGACGCACGCCGGCTGGATCGAGCGCGCACTGGCCGCCGGCAAGCACGTGCTCGCCGAGAAACCGTTGACCACCAGTGTTTCCCGCACGCGGGACCTGATCGCGGCCGCGAAGTCGGCCGGGCTCGTGCTGATGGAGAACGTCATGTTCCTCCACCACAGCCAGCACGTGGCGGTCCGGGACCTGCTGGCCGACGGCGCGATCGGCGAGCTGCGGGCGTTCCACGCCGCGTTCGCCGTGCCGGCCCGCCCGTCCGACGACATCCGCCACCGCGCCGAGCTCGGCGGCGGTGCGCTGCTGGACACCGGCGTCTACCCGGTGCGCGCGGCGATGTCCTTCCTGGGCGGCGAAGTCGACGTCGTCTCGGCGGTGCTCACCCGGCGCCACGGCCACCCCGTCGACTCCGCCGGGCAGGCGCTGCTGTGCACCGGCGACGGCGTGGGCGCGTCCGCGACCTTCGGGATCGACCACGCCTACCGGTCCGGGTACGAACTTTGGGGCAGTGAGGGCCGGATCGTGCTCGACCACGCCTTCACCCCGCCCGCCGACCACATCCCGTTGGTCCGCCTGGAACGGCGTTCGGGCGTTGACGAAATCCCGCTGCCGCCCGACGATCAGGTGGCGAACACGCTAACCGCCTTCGCCGCGGCCGTCCGTTCGGGACGGCTGCCCGACAACGACGACGTGGCCCGGCAGGCCGTGCTCGTCGACGACATCCGCACCAAGGCAAGGCTTTACGTCGATCACGCCACCGAGCCGGTGGGCTGA